A portion of the Tamandua tetradactyla isolate mTamTet1 chromosome 16, mTamTet1.pri, whole genome shotgun sequence genome contains these proteins:
- the LOC143658364 gene encoding interferon lambda-3-like, translating to MKLDVAAGCVLVLMLGAVGLPWTEAVPVPEPPRALPDARGCHIAQFKYLSPQELQAFKKVKDAFEESLLLKDWRCNSHLFPRTWGLGELQVWERPVALEAELALTRKVLEASADSALGDVLDQPLRTLRHIHSELQACIPAQPTAGPRPRGRLRHWLHRLQEARKKESQSCLEASVTFNLFRLLVRDLKCVASGDLCV from the exons ATGAAGTTGG ACGTGGCTGCGGGCTGCGTGCTGGTGCTGATGCTGGGAGCTGTGGGGCTGCCCTGGACAGAAGCAGTTCCCGTCCCTGAGCCCCCCAGGGCTCTCCCAGATGCAAGGGGCTGCCACATCGCCCAGTTCAAGTATCTGTCCCCACAGGAGCTGCAGGCCTTCAAGAAAGTCAAGGATGCCTTT GAGGAGTCACTCTTGCTGAAGGACTGGAGGTGCAACTCCCACCTCTTCCCCAGGACTTGGGGCCTCGGGGAGCTGCAG GTGTGGGAGCGCCCCGTGGCCTTGGAAGCTGAGCTGGCCCTGACGCGGAAGGTCCTGGAGGCCTCGGCAGACTCGGCCCTGGGGGACGTCCTGGACCAGCCCCTCCGCACGCTGCGCCACATCCACTCCGAGCTCCAGGCCTGC ATCCCGGCTCAGCCCACAGCAGGGCCCAGGCCCCGGGGCCGCCTCCGCCACTGGCTGCACCGGCTCCAGGAGGCCCGGAAGAAG GAGTCCCAGAGCTGCCTGGAAGCCTCGGTCACCTTCAACCTCTTCCGCCTCCTCGTGCGCGACCTGAAGTGCGTCGCCAGCGGAGACCTGTGCGTCTGA